In the Phaseolus vulgaris cultivar G19833 chromosome 7, P. vulgaris v2.0, whole genome shotgun sequence genome, one interval contains:
- the LOC137829903 gene encoding uncharacterized protein isoform X1 gives MAKLWCFSGTPLLPSRNQFRRNHGVQRCSNTNMLKSMNTYASMNKESESETPQILKIVVTGVTELLRLFSPSFDQSSFEKQSDQFPISTVDDVLSIIKSDYDNAYFVTGNFTSSIYAENCIFEDPTIKFRGRELYARNLKLLVPFFDQASIILQKIEKLHLQSLMEKTTIFVLSKWSLTWRRIMKSFRCQNELVDYVPVRGTRLLSEIYERCNVSVCEPANFEEAKKSLNWIAVMKKLLSMIEKNQT, from the exons ATGGCAAAACTATGGTGCTTCAGTGGAACCCCTCTACTACCTTCTCGCAACCAG TTTCGAAGGAATCATGGAGTCCAAAGGTGCTCAAACACTAACATGCTCAAAAGCATGAACACTTATGCTAGTATGAACaaagaaagtgaaagtgaaaccCCTCAGATATTGAAAATAGTGGTGACCGGAGTGACAGAGCTCTTGAGGCTTTTCTCTCCTTCTTTTGATCAATCAAG CTTTGAGAAACAGAGTGATCAATTCCCAATTTCAACCGTCGATGATGTTCTAAGTATCATCAAATCTGATTACGACAACGCTTATTTCGTAACAG GGAACTTCACTTCTTCAATTTATGCTGAGAACTGTATCTTTGAAGACCCAACTATTAAATTTCGTG GTAGGGAGTTATACGCACGAAACTTGAAATTGCTAGTTCCATTCTTTGACCAGGCATCCATTATACTACAAAAGATTGAGAAG TTGCACCTCCAGTCTTTGATGGAGAAAACTACCATCTTTGTGCTGTCAAAATGGAGTCTTACTTGGAGGAGGATTATGAAATCCTTCCGCTGTCAAAATGAGTTAGTGGATTATGTTCCAGTAAGAGGTACCAGATTGCTGTCCGAAATTTATGAAAGATGCAATGTTTCTGTGTGTGAACCTGCAAATTTTGAAGAAGCAAAGAAAAGTCTAAATTGGATAGCTGTAATGAAGAAGTTGTTGTCAATGATCGAAAAAAACCAAACCTGA
- the LOC137829903 gene encoding uncharacterized protein isoform X2, translating to MAKLWCFSGTPLLPSRNQFRRNHGVQRCSNTNMLKSMNTYASMNKESESETPQILKIVVTGVTELLRLFSPSFDQSSFEKQSDQFPISTVDDVLSIIKSDYDNAYFVTGNFTSSIYAENCIFEDPTIKFRGRELYARNLKLLVPFFDQASIILQKIEKSLMEKTTIFVLSKWSLTWRRIMKSFRCQNELVDYVPVRGTRLLSEIYERCNVSVCEPANFEEAKKSLNWIAVMKKLLSMIEKNQT from the exons ATGGCAAAACTATGGTGCTTCAGTGGAACCCCTCTACTACCTTCTCGCAACCAG TTTCGAAGGAATCATGGAGTCCAAAGGTGCTCAAACACTAACATGCTCAAAAGCATGAACACTTATGCTAGTATGAACaaagaaagtgaaagtgaaaccCCTCAGATATTGAAAATAGTGGTGACCGGAGTGACAGAGCTCTTGAGGCTTTTCTCTCCTTCTTTTGATCAATCAAG CTTTGAGAAACAGAGTGATCAATTCCCAATTTCAACCGTCGATGATGTTCTAAGTATCATCAAATCTGATTACGACAACGCTTATTTCGTAACAG GGAACTTCACTTCTTCAATTTATGCTGAGAACTGTATCTTTGAAGACCCAACTATTAAATTTCGTG GTAGGGAGTTATACGCACGAAACTTGAAATTGCTAGTTCCATTCTTTGACCAGGCATCCATTATACTACAAAAGATTGAGAAG TCTTTGATGGAGAAAACTACCATCTTTGTGCTGTCAAAATGGAGTCTTACTTGGAGGAGGATTATGAAATCCTTCCGCTGTCAAAATGAGTTAGTGGATTATGTTCCAGTAAGAGGTACCAGATTGCTGTCCGAAATTTATGAAAGATGCAATGTTTCTGTGTGTGAACCTGCAAATTTTGAAGAAGCAAAGAAAAGTCTAAATTGGATAGCTGTAATGAAGAAGTTGTTGTCAATGATCGAAAAAAACCAAACCTGA
- the LOC137829903 gene encoding uncharacterized protein isoform X3: MAKLWCFSGTPLLPSRNQFRRNHGVQRCSNTNMLKSMNTYASMNKESESETPQILKIVVTGVTELLRLFSPSFDQSSFEKQSDQFPISTVDDVLSIIKSDYDNAYFVTGNFTSSIYAENCIFEDPTIKFRGRELYARNLKLLVPFFDQASIILQKIEKDVDSDRNFVLASWKLRTNLKLPWRPLISIDGSTVYELNEDYRIVRHVESWNVSAVEAVFQIFSLNSGG; encoded by the exons ATGGCAAAACTATGGTGCTTCAGTGGAACCCCTCTACTACCTTCTCGCAACCAG TTTCGAAGGAATCATGGAGTCCAAAGGTGCTCAAACACTAACATGCTCAAAAGCATGAACACTTATGCTAGTATGAACaaagaaagtgaaagtgaaaccCCTCAGATATTGAAAATAGTGGTGACCGGAGTGACAGAGCTCTTGAGGCTTTTCTCTCCTTCTTTTGATCAATCAAG CTTTGAGAAACAGAGTGATCAATTCCCAATTTCAACCGTCGATGATGTTCTAAGTATCATCAAATCTGATTACGACAACGCTTATTTCGTAACAG GGAACTTCACTTCTTCAATTTATGCTGAGAACTGTATCTTTGAAGACCCAACTATTAAATTTCGTG GTAGGGAGTTATACGCACGAAACTTGAAATTGCTAGTTCCATTCTTTGACCAGGCATCCATTATACTACAAAAGATTGAGAAG GATGTTGATTCTGACAGAAATTTTGTGCTGGCATCTTGGAAACTAAG GACCAACTTAAAGCTTCCTTGGAGGCCTCTGATTTCTATTGATGGAAGCACAGTTTATGAATTAAATGAAGATTACAGA ATTGTTAGACATGTTGAGAGTTGGAACGTTTCTGCAGTTGAAGCAGTTTTTCAGATTTTCTCCTTAAACTCAGGTGGTTGA